The DNA segment CAGGTTTCGAACAAAACGTCCGTTGCCGAAGTCCGGTTCACCCGCCGCCCTCTCCAGAAGAACCCGAGCTCGCTCCAGGGTCTCCGGCCCGGCCCTGCGGCCCCTCTTCTTCAGGATGAGGCCGAAGATCTCCAGGAGCTCGTCCGGCGTGTAGTCGGGGAAATCGACGTGGAAGGCCACACGGCTCTTCAGCCCCGGATTGCGCTCCACGAACTCCCTCATGCGGTCCGGGTACCCGGCGAAGACCACCACCGTGTCGTCCCGGGCGTTCTCCATCTCCTGGACGATCGTGTTGATGGCCTCGTCCCCGTAGAGCCCCCCGCGCTCGTCCACCAGGGAGTACGCCTCGTCGATGAAGAGGACCGAGCCCTTGGCCTCCCTGAACTTCTTCTTGACGATCTGCGCGGTCCAACCCACGTACTTGCCCACCAGGTCGGCCCGGCCGACCTCCACCAGGCCTCCCACGGAGAGCAGCCCGTTGTCCTTCATGATCTGCGCCATGAGGCGGGCGACGGTCGTCTTGGCCGTGCCGGGGTTCCCGGCGAAGACCATGTGCATCGACGGCCTTTTGGTGCCGATCCCCCGATCCGCAAACAGCTTTTGAGCTTTGTGGAACCGAACGGCCTGCAGGATGACCTCCTTGACGGGCCGGAGCCCCGCCATCTCCATCAGGTCCCTGTAGGCGTCCCCCTTGGGTTTGGACACCCTCTTGGTGCCCTCGGTGGCCAGGTTGCGGTACTGGACGTGGAGCTCGGTTTTGAGATAGCTGTCGTACCATTTATCGAACAGCGTGTTGAGGCCGGTGGTGAGGTGGCCGGAGTCCGGCCGGGGCAGGGCCTTGAGGAGGGACGTGCAGTCCTTGACGCCGTTCTTTCCGGCCAGCCGCCTCAGGTATCCCCGGGCCGCACGATTGAAGACGATCTCCTCGTCCAACCTGACAAAGGTGATATTGGGGAGCTCCTCCATCAGTCGATGGTACAGCCGCTCGTCCGACCGCCGCATCTCCAGGATGGTGAGGGTGTCGCGGCGAAATTCGGCCACCTTCTCGCCCAGGGATGCGACAAACTCGAAAGAGGCGCTGGCATACTG comes from the Fretibacterium sp. OH1220_COT-178 genome and includes:
- a CDS encoding AAA family ATPase, which translates into the protein MLFYKIEMESDRALESSEQKMRKTRARIKEGTVEANERFRGEMNFFVSEIQDRKVSIGAAVFVEASTAEWFDLMRGLAHFCRKIELQGRITDFEETTIREFSRMLYGADRRDYIEDDDGYKSDLDMDFIDGCRCSECSEMLIPEPLTKRAALTEASRLLCGASFRPEIERIFDPRAPKNFVGNPVHYVLASDDPKVRHSMRELLLGALLQRRRLLGKRYCVLNLSPDSSYYARKLNDIYQSQKGCALVLSLTGEFAEESQYASASFEFVASLGEKVAEFRRDTLTILEMRRSDERLYHRLMEELPNITFVRLDEEIVFNRAARGYLRRLAGKNGVKDCTSLLKALPRPDSGHLTTGLNTLFDKWYDSYLKTELHVQYRNLATEGTKRVSKPKGDAYRDLMEMAGLRPVKEVILQAVRFHKAQKLFADRGIGTKRPSMHMVFAGNPGTAKTTVARLMAQIMKDNGLLSVGGLVEVGRADLVGKYVGWTAQIVKKKFREAKGSVLFIDEAYSLVDERGGLYGDEAINTIVQEMENARDDTVVVFAGYPDRMREFVERNPGLKSRVAFHVDFPDYTPDELLEIFGLILKKRGRRAGPETLERARVLLERAAGEPDFGNGRFVRNLVERAEMRQADRLLDLPPDSVTDLAIQTFLPEDLEAPERVEEAKSPKLGFA